Within Xiphophorus hellerii strain 12219 chromosome 10, Xiphophorus_hellerii-4.1, whole genome shotgun sequence, the genomic segment cctccaccCCAGACCTGCATTTGGTTTGATTGAGCTGTTTAATGGGCCTCTGGTCTGGATTTGCTATCAGTTTATTGCTGCCAGCTGGGTTTCTTTGTCAGGCGCTGTTGTCAGCTTGTGATCAGACCATGAGTCACTGCTCAAAATCTGATCTGATCTTATTGGCTGAAATATCCACCTAAATGTACAAGTTGCTCTTTCTACTTGAATAGGCATGTCTACTTGTTTTATATAATGTTATTTGTAAGTTGATAAGAGGACATTGAATTATCTTCATCTAGGTAAAAATAACAGTAATCAGTTATCATAATGAGCCTTATAACCTATCAAAATCCTCCCCCCGccccattcattcatttttatcagAAGGACTGTATATTTTCTtggattaaaattagtttttccaTCAATCAATACCTGGACATTAAACTTGGGATTGTAAATAACGTGTTTCAtgagtcattttatttgttaatcaACCCAAGATCTATTTTACTGTAATATAATTAAGGATAAAGTATTCAGCTCTACTGCTACCTGGTGACAagggaagttttttttgttgttgttaaatttACACAAGGGGGTTTCTCTGTCAAGATGTCTGAATTTCAATATGTATCTTTCATTTGAGGAAGAGTTTGTCTGATCCTCAAACCAAGACACCCCCAATATAGGACAATTAACAGGAAAAGAAGCGGCCTTCTATTCATGTttactttttctaaattaacttaTGTTTCTGTTCCAGCATTCTATCTCTTCTATCTCCTGTATCAGTTAAAGGAACAAACAGCAAGAAGACTGTCggtttttctctcagtttgcTGGATGGTCCTTATTTTGGATTCATAAGTAAAAGCTACAATTTAGCAGGAATTAAACTAAATTAGATTAATGAATCACGGCATAGAACACAAGccaaaacatttagcacacCCAGTTACTCAGGCTTGGTTCTAACTTGGCAAGGCAATATGTTTTTGCGGTTTTGTGATTCTCCTGTTGCAAGTTTCAGAACTCTATTGAGCAGCTTTGGGTGTGAGGGGgtgtgttttccatgttttgatCGACTCCGTGAGTTAAAACTGTGCCACTCTTCACACCCAGGTCCTTCCGAGATGAGCTGCAGGGAGCTACGCTCCACCCGCTACATCACTGATGGTTCCTGCCGCAGCGCCAAACCCATCCGGGAGCTAGTCTGCTCAGGCCAGTGCCTCCCCGCCCACCTCATGCCCAACTCCATCGTCCGTGGGAAGTGGTGGAGAAACAGCGCTGCAGATTACCGTTGCATCCCAGCGCACACCAGGACAAGAAGAGTCCAGCTTCAGTGTCCGAACGGCAACACTCGGACTTACAAAATCCGCGTGGTCACCTCCTGCAAGTGCAAGCGCTTCAGGCCCCACCACAACCAGTCAGTTGCCAAGGAGGTGCCGAAGAGGCAGCCCAGCAGGAAGCACAGCCGCTTGTCACAGGATCGGAGCAGCAACAACACGCCACTGCTGGACAATGCATACTAAAGCAGCCAAAGACTGAGACTGAATGCGCATTACATGTTACTCAAACACCAACATTTCTCCTTCGTACAGGGAAGGGatgcaagaaaaaactcaaagagAGAGAATGTATAAGCTAATTTCTGGTCTGATTCTTTGCATGATAAATTGGATCAGCAACAGCAGTGACTGGTCAGGAGGGGACCAATCTGGTCTTCTTTCCAAACAAAGTTCTTGTAAAAATTACGACAAAATGTCCTTGAAACTTCAACTCCTACATGTACAAACATTCAATGGATTCAGAGTCTAACTCAGCCTCGAAGGTGCATTTTCTCCGTTTCCTTTAGTGTTTGGGACATCAGCAGGATTTTAAGAAGTTCCCTGAAAGCTGCCCCTAGATAGACCTGTCAATCACACCAGTTGTTTTCTCAAAACTTAGCAACACAGAGTCAGAACAGacaaagaaatgaaagtttACCACCTCCAACACCATGTAGGGGACCAGTGGGCATTCCTGTGACACCACATAATTAGCTAATTCCTGTGTTAAGATTGACTCACACAAAGCAATTTTCTCTAGATATCACCAGTTCCTGTTTGCTAGggtcacacaggaaaaaaaaagtgcacatGGTGTGTGGGAGGCATCAGAAAGTGTTACCCAGGGGCAGAGCTCTCTCCATCACACCCACACTGGAATTCTGTTGCAGTGGGCCAAGCTGAGCAGGGATGGAGCCAGCAGGAGTCAAGAAAGCCCCACTTCTCTCTTTAAACAATCCAGGCGGGAAACCGACGAGGACCATCAGAATCTTAAGCAACGATTTGGTTTGTCGATgtactacagaaaaaaaaaaaaagtttctctgaACTTCTTCAGAACATTAACAATATCCCTACTAGTTCTCATCTCTGCagtgtttttcctcttccttcatAAATCCAAATGTCTGCTGAATTTTCTCCCAAAACATACATTGAAATAGCAACTGGAAAGAAGTTCAGCATGATTGTACATATCAAACCTGCGTGCCACGCAAGGATGGCAGGAAGAGACCTAAAGAAGGACtcttttaaaaagaatgaacttcatatttattttttatgtccacatttaaattatttatgcaaCCTTTTATATCAACTGATAGTCATAATTGCCATATAGTGTGATAGAGAAAATAAGAGTGTACAGTccacaaataaaagtaaaggcAGATATATTTCAACAAACTGGCCTGTTtggtattttttcctttttaaagaaGTAGCCTACTGATTTACGTTTATGAAAAAGATGATAGAGTTATAAGCAGATATGAAAGGACAAtatcttgcaaaaaaaatgtattctttttagAAATTATCAGGCTCTGTCCAGGCCATGATCAATTTTCTGGAggacattaaaaaatgtaaaaagtaggCCTCTGTGGACAAATAAATAGTTAAATTTCACCCAATGCATTGACAATGTGTCAtttagtatgtcattttttttcattggtgCAAtgctacaaccactaaaatctggtgctgctccatttttatttacattttgtgaagaaggaagttgagctGATCtccagaggttttcatgtcgtttccaTCAGTAGCACTTggtacagcgccaccacagggAAAGAGGTGAACAGATTTTTCAATTAGTCTGGATCATTCGACACAGTGCAGTCtgaaagcaaactgcaccagctgaaaatgtaacaaatgttgcaattttggtcctcaATCGAACCAAGTTGACCGGATTATCAAGTGTGAAAACACCAGTGAAAGTGGTAGGTTATTTAGGTTCATCGCACACAGAGGGACACATTTCCAGCattcatttctgttaattttatgtttatggcttacaaaaaaagcccaaatttaGTTAATcgtaaaaaactaaaatatgtcgTATGAGACATCATTCATAATACATCCAAGTGCATTATGGAACGTTAAGTGGGTGGAGGAAGTGTAGTTGAAAGGGGTGAATTTCTGGGGAATTTGAAGGTCATTGTCAAACCTTCAGCCATCACCttataagttttctttttttattattatttattaaattgcaCAGCTGTTAACCAGGATATACCCTGTCTTTGAATCAATGACGCCTTTAGACAGTCACAGCAAGCGTAGAAAACTGATAAATAGATGTCCCAACCAAGTACAGGGTGCAGATAGTGTATATTAAATTTAAGCCatcaaattaaatggaaataaatggtTGAACTGGATTACCGTACTCTGCAAGAATCCAGTcttaattttgagattaaattactgaaataaacactTCAATGACACTGTACTTAACAGAGCTATATCTGGAAATGTTGCACACTAAGCATAATTAAATGAGAATGAAACGAGTTCACTTACATCACTCCAGTCAGTCCTGTGCAGGGAAATTCAAATGTTTCACTGGACTCTGCAGGATATTCAGCATTCCTCACCATGACATCTTAGTCAGAGCTCAaccatttctttgtttatggTGGATTTAGCCATCATTCCACATCGTTGCTCTCCGCCTTTCATTCCTTGAGGCTTTCTGCTCGATACATTGTGAGTTTTAGAGaagaaaatgttgctgaagCTGGTTGTATCTGGAGCCAACTTACAAACTTTGCAAACCCTGAAACCCATTGTGTCCATCCCGGCACAGAAAGAAGTTTTTGCTTTCCAGCTAAAGGAGGGTTCAAAATATAACACAGAGAATCATAGTGGTAACTGTAATTGAGTTTGTCCTTCACTGTGCCAGTGCAGAATGGCGGATATTGCATTTCACTACATCATCCATTATGTGCATTTATATGTCATGTTCAAGCCCCGCTTTCCAAGTGAGAACTGACTGCCCTGCTTTCACTAAGTCAACTAACCTGGGACAAGTGGAAattcaataatattttcataGAAACACAGCATGACCTGTGCCTGTGTGTATTAATCCTGCCATGTGTTGAATTTAGAAACCTTTGCCGATGACCTTTGCAGAGTTGGGTATGGCCAGATCCACTCCaagaaaattcaacattttgtttagGCCCTGAGGCAAgtgccattgattatgtttGG encodes:
- the sost gene encoding sclerostin translates to MQVSVALIVSSSALLLLPLQGCCAAAKGWKEIKNDATEILPNRRENSRPPHQAILQTSDNNNNNNNNNNTLNNRAKNGGRTSTSNTVSYSPSEMSCRELRSTRYITDGSCRSAKPIRELVCSGQCLPAHLMPNSIVRGKWWRNSAADYRCIPAHTRTRRVQLQCPNGNTRTYKIRVVTSCKCKRFRPHHNQSVAKEVPKRQPSRKHSRLSQDRSSNNTPLLDNAY